The Tropicibacter oceani DNA segment GCCGCAGGCGCGGCCGTTGGCGGCGTCGCGGGGGTCGTCTGTGACGATCTCACGCCGGGTATCTGCAAGAACAACTGAGCATCGCGTCAGCGCTGCCATTCGTGAATCCGGCCGGGCGCTGCCCCGGCTGACCAGACAAGCGACCGCCGCCCCGGGTTTTGCCCGCGGGCGGCGTTTTCATGTCGCGACTTTCGCGCCCGTGCCGGGCCAATAGACAAGAGGGGACACAGACATGTTCGACAAGATCCTAATCGCCAACCGGGGCGAGATCGCCTGCCGGGTCATCAAGACGGCCCAGAAGATGGGCATCAAGACCGTCGCCGTCTATTCGGACGCGGACCGGCACGCGCTGCACGTGGAAATGGCCGACGAGGCGGTGCACATCGGCCCGCCGCAGGCCAACCAGTCCTACATCGTGATCGACAAGATCATGGATGCGATCAAGCAGACCGGCGCGCAGGCCGTGCACCCGGGCTATGGCTTCCTTTCGGAAAACCCCAAGTTCGCCGAGGCGCTCGAAGCGGCCGGCGTCGCCTTTATCGGACCGCCCAAGGGCGCGATCGAGGCGATGGGTGACAAGATCACGTCCAAGAAGATCGCCCAGGAGGCCAACGTCAGCACGGTTCCGGGTTACATGGGGCTGATCGAGGACGCCGACGAGGCGGTCAAGATCAGCAACCAGATCGGCTATCCTGTGATGATCAAGGCCAGCGCCGGCGGCGGTGGCAAGGGCATGCGGATCGCCTGGAATGACGAAGAGGCCCGCGAGGGGTTCCAGTCGTCCAAGAACGAAGCCGCCAGCAGCTTTGGTGATGACCGCATCTTTATCGAAAAGTTCGTGACCCAGCCGCGGCACATCGAAATCCAGGTTCTGTGCGACGCGCATGGCAATGGCGTTTACCTGCACGAACGCGAATGCAGCATCCAGCGCCGCAACCAGAAAGTCGTCGAAGAGGCGCCGTCGCCCTTCCTTGACGAAGCCACCCGCAAGGCGATGGGCGAACAGTCGGTCGCCTTGGCCAAGGCCGTGGGCTATACCAGCGCCGGGACCGTCGAATTCATCGTCGATGGCGATCGCAACTTCTATTTCCTGGAAATGAACACCCGTCTGCAGGTGGAACATCCGGTGACCGAGCTGATCACCGGCATCGACCTGGTCGAACAGATGATCCGTGTCGCCAATGGCGAGCCGCTGAGCATCAAGCAGGAAGACCTGAAGATCAACGGCTGGGCCATCGAGAACCGCCTGTATGCCGAAGATCCCTATCGCGGTTTCCTGCCGTCGATCGGCCGTCTGACCCGCTATCGCCCGCCCTCCGAGGGCCCCTTGGGCGCAGGCGTGGTGCGCAATGATACCGGCGTCTTCGAGGGCGGCGAGATCAGCATGTATTACGATCCGATGATCGCCAAGCTGTGCACCTGGGCGCCGACCCGTCTTGAGGCGATCGAGGTGATGCGCAACGCGCTGGACAGCTTTGAGGTCGAAGGCATCGGCCACAACCTGCCCTTTGTCGCGGCGGTGATGGATCATCCCAAGTTCGTTTCGGGCGACATGACCACCGCCTTCATCGCCGAGGAATACCCCGAGGGCTTCGAAGGTGTGACCCTGGCCGAGCCGGAATTGCGCCGCGTTGCCGCCGCTGCCGCCGCGATGAACCGGGTTGCAGAAATCCGCCGCGCGCGCATTTCGGGGCGGATCGACAACCACGAACGCCATGTCGGCGAGGACTGGAACGTCGCGCTGCAGGGTGTCAGCTTTGACGTGACGATTGCCGCCGACCACGACGGGTCGACCGTCAGTTTCGCCGATGGCGCCGCGCTGCGCGTCGAGGGGGATTGGACGCCGGGCGACAGCCTTGCCAAGATGACCGTGGATGGCGCGCCGCTGGTTCTGAAGGTCGACAAGATCACCCAGGGCTTCCGCCTGCGCACCCGCGGCGCGGACATGAAGGTGAATGTGCGCACGCCGC contains these protein-coding regions:
- a CDS encoding acetyl-CoA carboxylase biotin carboxylase subunit — encoded protein: MFDKILIANRGEIACRVIKTAQKMGIKTVAVYSDADRHALHVEMADEAVHIGPPQANQSYIVIDKIMDAIKQTGAQAVHPGYGFLSENPKFAEALEAAGVAFIGPPKGAIEAMGDKITSKKIAQEANVSTVPGYMGLIEDADEAVKISNQIGYPVMIKASAGGGGKGMRIAWNDEEAREGFQSSKNEAASSFGDDRIFIEKFVTQPRHIEIQVLCDAHGNGVYLHERECSIQRRNQKVVEEAPSPFLDEATRKAMGEQSVALAKAVGYTSAGTVEFIVDGDRNFYFLEMNTRLQVEHPVTELITGIDLVEQMIRVANGEPLSIKQEDLKINGWAIENRLYAEDPYRGFLPSIGRLTRYRPPSEGPLGAGVVRNDTGVFEGGEISMYYDPMIAKLCTWAPTRLEAIEVMRNALDSFEVEGIGHNLPFVAAVMDHPKFVSGDMTTAFIAEEYPEGFEGVTLAEPELRRVAAAAAAMNRVAEIRRARISGRIDNHERHVGEDWNVALQGVSFDVTIAADHDGSTVSFADGAALRVEGDWTPGDSLAKMTVDGAPLVLKVDKITQGFRLRTRGADMKVNVRTPRQAELAALMPEKLPPDTSKMLLCPMPGLIVKVNVEVGMQVQEGQALCTVEAMKMENILRAERAGTVTKINAAAGDSLAVDDVIMEFE